The proteins below are encoded in one region of Neofelis nebulosa isolate mNeoNeb1 chromosome 17, mNeoNeb1.pri, whole genome shotgun sequence:
- the NUP93 gene encoding nuclear pore complex protein Nup93 isoform X2: protein MAEEYHRESMLVEWEQVKQRILHTLLASGEDALDFTQESEPSYISDGGPPGRSSLDSIEMAYARQIYIYNEKIVNGHLQPNLVDLCASVAELDDKNISDMWNMVKQMTDVLLVPATDALKSRNSVEVRMDFVRQALAYLEQSYKNYTLVTVFGNLHQAQLGGVPGTYQLVRSFLNIKLPAPLPGLQDGEVEGHPVWALIYYCMRCGDLLAASQVVNRAQHQLGEFKTWFQEYMNSKDRRLSPATENKLRLHYRRALRNNTDPYKRAVYCIIGRCDITDNQSEVADKTEDYLWLKLNQVCFDDDGTSSPQDRLTLSQFQKQLLEDYGESHFTVNQQPFLYFQVLFLTAQFEAAIAFLFRMERLRCHAVHVALVLFELKLLLKSSGQSAQLLSHEPGDPPCMRRLNFVRLLMLYTRKFESTDPREALQYFYFLRDEKDSQGENMFLRCVSELVIESREFDMILGKLENDGSRKPGVIDKFTSDTKPIINKVASVAENKGLFEEAAKLYDLAKNADKVLELMNKLLSPVVPQISAPQSNKERLKNMALSIAERYRAQGISANKFVDSTFYLLLDLITFFDEYHSGHIDRAFDIIDRLKLVPLNQESVEERVAAFRNFSDEIRHNLSEVLLATMNILFTQFKRLKGTSPSSASRPQRVVEDRDSQLRSQARALITFAGMIPYRTSGDTNARLVQMEVLMN from the exons CCAAGTTACATCAGCGATGGGGGACCCCCTGGTCGAAGCTCTCTGGATAGCATTGAGATGGCCTATGCCCGGCAG aTTTATATCTATAACGAGAAGATTGTAAATGGGCACCTGCAGCCTAACCTCGTGGACCTCTGTGCTTCCGTTGCAGAGCTGGACGATAAG AACATCTCTGACATGTGGAACATGGTGAAACAAATGACAGATGTGTTGTTGGTGCCGGCGACCGATGCTCTGAAGAGCCGCAACAGCGTGGAAGTGCGCATGGATTTTGTCCGGCAGGCCTTGGCTTACCTTGAGCAGAG TTATAAGAATTACACCCTTGTGACTGTCTTTGGAAACTTGCATCAGGCCCAGCTAGGCGGGGTGCCTGGGACTTACCAGTTGGTTCGAAGTTTCTTGAACATTAAACTTCCGGCTCCCTTGCCTGGACTTCAG GATGGAGAAGTGGAAGGCCATCCTGTGTGGGCATTAATTTATTACTGCATGCGCTGTGGGGACCTGCTTGCCGCTTCGCAGGTGGTTAACCGAGCCCAGCACCAGCTGGGAGAATTTAAAACCTGGTTCCAGGAGTACATGAACAGCAAGGACAGAAG GTTGTCACCAGCCACAGAGAACAAGCTCCGACTGCATTACCGCAGGGCCCTCAGGAACAACACGGACCCCTACAAGCGGGCCGTGTACTGTATCATTGGCAGATGCGACATCACCGACAACCAGAGCGAAGTAGCTGACAAAACCGAGGACTACCTGTGGCTGAAG TTGAACCAAGTGTGTTTTGATGACGACGGCACCAGCTCCCCACAAGACAGGCTCACTCTTTCACAGTTCCAGAAACAGTTGTTGGAAGACTATG gcgAGTCCCACTTCACGGTGAACCAGCAGCCCTTCCTGTACTTCCAAGTACTCTTCCTGACGGCACAGTTCGAGGCTGCCATCGCTTTTCTCTTCCGCATGGAGCGGCTGCGCTGCCATGCAGTCCACGTGGCGCTGGTCCTCTTTGAGCTGAAGCTGCTTTTAAAATCCTCGGGACAGAGTGCTCAGCTCC TCAGCCACGAGCCTGGCGACCCTCCCTGCATGCGGCGGCTGAACTTTGTGCGGCTACTCATGCTCTACACCCGCAAGTTTGAGTCCACAGACCCGAGGGAGGCACTCCAGTACTTCTACTTCCTCAG GGATGAGAAAGATAGTCAAGGAGAAAACATGTTTTTGCGCTGCGTGAGTGAGCTTGTGATAGAAAGCCGAGAG TTCGATATGATTCTTGGGAAACTAGAGAATGATGGAAGTAGAAAG CCTGGAGTCATAGATAAGTTTACTAGTGACACAAAGCCTATTATCAACAAAGTTGCTTCCGTGGCAGAAAATAAAGGACTGTTTGAAGAAGCAGCAAAGCTCTATGACCTTGCCAAG aatgcTGACAAGGTGCTAGAGCTGATGAACAAACTGCTCAGCCCTGTTGTCCCCCAGATCAGCGCACCACAGTCCAACAAAGAGAGGCTGAAGAACATGGCGCTCTCCATCGCGGAACG gTATAGGGCTCAGGGAATCAGTGCAAATAAATTTGTGGATTCCACGTTCTATCTTCTGTTGGACTTGATCACCTTTTTTGACGAGTATCACAGTGGTCATATTGACAGAGCCTTTGAT atcATTGATCGTTTGAAGCTGGTGCCCCTGAATCAGGAAAGTGTGGAAGAGAGAGTGGCTGCCTTCAGAAATTTCAGTGATGAA ATCAGGCACAACCTCTCAGAAGTGCTTCTCGCCACCATGAACATCTTGTTCACACAGTTTAAGAGGCTCAAAGGGACAAGTCCGTCCTCGGCATCCAGGCCCCAGCGAGTCGTCGAGGACCGTGACTCT cAACTCCGAAGCCAAGCCCGAGCCCTGATTACCTTTGCTGGGATGATCCCCTACCGGACGTCTGGGGACACCAATGCAAGGCTGGTGCAGATGGAGGTCCTCATGAATTAA